The DNA segment TTGCCACTCACCGCATTACCAATGGATTCTCTTTACCTATCTTGGCTCGATTGTCGGCAATTGAACTTATCAGCCGAAGATCTAAACGATTTTTTCCTAACCAAGGCTGGGCTATGGTTTGATGATGGGCGCAAATTTGGTCAAGAAGGACATGGTTTCATGCGGGTTAATCTTGGTTGCACCCGCCAAACATTAAATGAGGCTTTAAAGCGATTGGAGGCGGCATTTCAATAAAACACTACATAAATCCGTAAAATTTTATAAAATAAAGGGGAAATATTATGGATATAAGTTCAACAACTGCTTTAAATACCAGCAAAACCGAAAAAATTCCGTTTACCCGCTATGATCTTGGTTGGGTAGTCTTATGCATCGGTATGGCAATTGGTGCAGGAATTATTTATCTACCAATTCAAGTGGGATTAAAAGGCATATGGGTATTTTTGGCCGCCTTATTGCTTGCCTACCCTGCGTGCTATTGGATGCAAGCACTTTATTTAAAAAGCCTTTCCGAAACAAGTGAATGTGAGGATTACTCCAATGTAATTAGCCAATATCTTGGCAAAAATTGGGGGGTGGTACTCGGTGTTTTATACCTTCTTATGCTGTTTAAAGGCATTTTAGGATATTCCCTTACTATCACTATTGATAGTGCTAAATATCTACAAACTTTTGGCGTTACGGAAGGGCTTTTATCCCAAAATATCTGGTATATTTTAGGATTGCTAACATTTTTGGTGTTGATTGCTGCCCAAGGCGAGCGGCTGCTCTTTAGAATTTCTGGCCCAATGGTGGTCGCCAAAGTAGCTATTGTGGTATTATTTGGCATCGTCATGGTACCCTATTGGGACTTTTCCAATATTCCAGGCTTTCCGCCAGTACTCTCTTTTGTTAGGGATACAATTTTAACTTTGCCATTTGCGCTATTTTCTATTTTATTTCTGCAAATTCTAAGCCCAATGAATATTGCCTTTCGCAAAACTGAACCAGATCCACAAAAAGCAACTTATCGCGCATTACGCGTCAACTTGATTGCCTTTATTGTCTTAGTGGTTTGCGTTTTATTTTTTGCACTGTCTTTTACCTTTTCAATTAATCATGAACAAGCAGTTTCAGCAAAGCAGCAAAATATTTCTGCCCTTGCATTGGCAGCGAGTGTCTTAAGCGGTAAAACGATTGCGATTATGTCGGTACTGCTTAATGTATTTGCGATTGTAACTGCGTTTTTTGCCATTTTTCTTGGTGTTTATGAGGCGTTTAAAGGCATCATCATAAACCTACTTTCACGCATTATGAATGTGGCGAATATACCTAATTTCATTGTACAAATTGGTATTTGTGCAATTATCATTCTTATTCTTTGGGGCTGGGTGGCTTTAGACTTTTCGGTTATTGCTATGATACAATTCCTCTCACCCTTAAATGGCATTGTCGGCTTTATTATTCCTTGTTGTTTAATTTTAAAAGTGCCGGCATTGCGTAAATTTATCACGCCATCTTATTGGTATGTATTTGGCTTTGGTGTCGTATTTTGCCTTGCACCATTGCTTAAATTTTTTGAATAAAGACATGGCATATTATAAATGGAACACTTCATGGTGATTAATGAAGTGTTCCAGTGTCGGTATTGGATTAAGCACTAAGCACTTTAGCAACAGCACTTGCAAAACGTTGACATTCTTGGATTTTTAAGCCTGCAATATTAATGCGCCCGCCAGGTACTACGTAAATGGCAAATTCTTTACGCAAGCGATTTACCGCCTGCTCATCAAGCGGTAGGAGGGAAAACATGCCCTTGCCTTTTTCAATATAGGCAAAGCGATCAGGTTCAAAAAATACTGCTAATTCATCAGCTAAGCTTTTGCGCAAGCTATTAATGCGCCCACACATAAGCGCAAGTTCCTGATGCCAATTTTGATAAAGGTTTTTATCAACTAAAATGCGGCGAACAATTTCTGCACCATGATCTGGTGGCATCGAATAGCTAACACGAGCCACGCGACTTAATTGCGATTGCACAGCTTTTTGCGTTGCCCCTTCATGAGAAAAAACAAAGGCAGCGCCGGTGCGCTCACGGTAAAGGGCAAAGTTTTTAGATGCGCTAATTGCTACTAATCCTGCAGGCAAGGTATGGGTAATAATACGAAGGCCGTCCAAATCTTGTTGTAAATTGCTGCCAAGCCCCAAATAAGCAAGATCAATAAATGGAATAAGTTCTTTACGTAATAATAAATCAGCCACTTGCTGCCATTGCTCAGCGTCAAGATCAACTCCGGTTGGATTATGGCAGACACCATGCAACAGCACAACATCGCCTTTTTGAGCTGTTTCAAGAACTGCCAACATGGCGCTAAAATCAAGGCTTGCAGTTTTTGCGTTATAATAAGCGTAAGTTGCAAAACTATGGCCGCACGCTTGAAAAATAGCGCGATGATTGCCCCATGTGGGGTTGGGTAACCAAATATTTTTTTTGCCATCAATGGCTAAAAAATCGGCAAGTGCACGTAAAGCGCCCGAACCACCCGGCGTTTGCAAGCTAGATAGGTTAAGATCATGGCTAAAAATTTTGGTCGCTAAAAGATCAAGAAAGCCCATATTGCCCCGAATACCAAGATAGGTTTTGGTTTTTTCATCGCGCAAAATACCTTCTTCAGCAGCTTTTACTGCTTGCATTATCGGGGTGTCGCCCTTGTCATCGCGGTAAACACCCACACCTAAATCAATACAATCTTCGCGTGGATCTTTGCGCAAAAGATCCATTAATGCCAAAATTGGATCTCCATCAGCTTCATGATAGGTGCTTAAAAAATTGCTCATTTATACCCTATTTCCTATTTTTTTTTACTACCATAATCTTGGCAAGCGTTTATCAGAAATTTAAAAGTTTAACAGCAAAGTGGGCAAAAAATCTACGAAAATATCTGCACGTAGATTGTCTACACTTCCTCAAAAAAATGGGCGGTGGTTATAGTTTACTTATCCATATGCTTAATAATAACATGGCAACAAAAAATAATATGACCAGATGAATTTTTATAATACTAACGATAAGATCTGTCCGTTGGTCTGAAAAACGCCCAGACTGAAGCCCCATACCCCAAAAAATTGCACCTAAAATAATCAAAACTGGAAAATTGAAGATCAAAGATAATGAATCAACAAAAATTAAAAAATTAAAAATCGAGTAAGTTAAATCTTCTCCTATATATTTAGTAAAAAAAGTCATATTTGCAAAAGATAACATAAATTTAACTATCGCAAGACAATCTATTATTATCGCTATCCAGATAAAAATATTTTTCTTCGTGGTTACCTGCTTTTTGCTCATAATGTCTCTTAAACTTGTATTATTATAAAAATAATAAAATAACATTTAAAAGATTATTTAACAGATTTTTGCCGCCAGCATAAGATCAAATCATTTCTTAAGTGAAATAACTTGCGCAAATAAAGCGTAAGCGTGTTTTCCTTTACGCCTGCAAAAATCGCAGTAGAAAAAGCCGGTAAACCCCAAAAGACATACTTAATCAGCTCCACTTGTTTTACTTGTGAAAGACGACTTTTACGCCGTGACTTATCCATTTGACACCAATGGTTTTTTTTAGCAATTTATACCAACTTGTTATTAAAGATGGAAATATGATGGCGCAGTGGCAAATTGAAAATTGCGGTGATGATGAGTATTGTTTTGCTTATTGTGATTATTTATATAATCGCCTCATCCATATTTTAAAATGTGGCATTGATCTTGAGGATGGCATGTATATTGAGGGCCTTGTCCGTTCATTTAAACAAATTCAAACAATAAATCCTCCTATTTATGATTATTATGCTAAATTGTTTTTGTTTTCTTTATCAGAATATTTTGCTCCAAAGCTCATCAAAAACATGATTGTTGATCATATACAAAAAGACAAATAAAAAGCCGGCGAAAATTCGCCGGCTTTGTGTATTTAACTACTACTCAATGGGTTGTGATTTATTTTTGATGATAGGTTTTGCGCGCAAAAGCAAAGAAGCAAACAGCAAGCAAAACAAACCATAATGGTGTATAGATAAGTGCAATACGGGTATCTGCTTCAAGTGACAATAGTGCTAAAATAAACACGAAGAACGCCATGACCACGTAACACATAGCAACACCGCCAGGCATTTTATAGATTGAAATCGCATGTTGATCTGGACGTTTTTTGCGATAAACCACATAGCTGATGAGAATGATTGTCCAGACAAACATAAACAAAATAGCTGAGATGGTGGTCACAACTGTAAATGCACCCATAACGGTTGGAATAATGGATAAAACTGAATAACCAATCAAGATGCAAAGGCATGAGAATAACAAACCATTAGCTGGGACGCGTTTGCTTGATAATTTGCCTAGAACCTTTGGCGCCCCATCTTTTTCAGCAAGACCATAGACCATGCGACTGGTTGAGAAAACACCACTATTAGCTGATGAAGCCGCTGAGGTTAGCACCACAAAATTAACAAGGCTTGCAGCAATTGGAATACCAATAAGCACAAACATTTCAACAAATGGGCTCTTTGTTGGATCGACCTGATCCCAAGGGGTTACCGACATAATAATAATGAGCGATAAAACATAGAAGAAAATAACCCGAATTGGAATTGAGTTAATCGCTTTTGGCAATGTGCGCTCTGGATGTTTCACTTCTGCCGCAGCAGTGCCAGCGAGTTCAATACCCACAAAGGCAAAAACCGCAATTTGGAAGCCAGCAAAAAAGCCCATTACACCATTGGGGAAGATATTGCCACCATTCCAGACATTGCTAAGTGAGGTAACATTGCCATTTGGAGAGGTAAAACCGGTAACAATCATATAAACGCCAATGGCAATCAGCGCTAAAATAGCCACGATTTTAATTAAAGCAAACCAGAACTCTAATTCACCAAATAATTTTACTGCAACAATATTGAGGATAAAAAATGCGGCAACGCACATAAGCACTGGAATCCATGGATTAAGCCATGGCCACCAGAAATGCGCATAACCGGCAATGGCAATAACATCAGCAACGCCCGTTACAATCCAACATAGCCAATAGGTCCAGCCGATGAAAAAACCGGCCCAAGGGCCTAAAAGATCAGCCGAAAAATCGATAAAGGATTTATATTCGGTATTGGCAAGTAATAATTCACCCATAGCGCGCATGACGAAAAACAGCATAAAACCAATAATCGCATAGACAAGCACAATTGATGGCCCTGCCGCGTGAATAGTTTTACCAGAGCCCATAAATAGACCTGTGCCGATAGCCCCGCCAATCGCAATCAGCTGAATATGACGATTTTCAAGCCCGCGCTCAAGGTGCTGCTCGTCTGGATTATTTGTTTTTTTTGTCATCCAGTTTTCCCCTTAGTTAAAAACTCGATTTTAAAGAAGTTTGAATGTATAGGATTAGCAAGCCCTTGGCACAATGTAAATTGTTTTCAATTAAAAATAATCACATTTTTGACACAAATTAATTGCGTTTTTTGACTCAATTTATTACTTCTAAAGAAGAAAATCGCCGTTTGCGGCACAAATATAACTTAAATATCACCTATTTATATGATTTATTTGGTATTTTAAGAACCAAAACATAAGACATATACAATTGTTACCTTGTTACCAAATCGCTACATAAAGCCTACAGCCACGAACAAAAGCCTTTGCTAATTCTGCATTACTTAAAAGTTTGGAGCAATTGCAATGGCAATATTTCACGGATATAAAGACGGCGAAGCAAACGAAATTGAAAATAATTTACTTCAAGATGAAGCAAAATATTGTTCGTTTGGCGATACGGTTCATTACGTCAATCCACCAAAAATCTTCGCCGGCTGCGAAGGGTCTTATATGTACGACCTTAAGGGCATTCCTTATCTTGATTTGCAAATGTGGTATTCTGCGGTCAATTTTGGTTATGCCAATCCACGCCTCAATGAAGTGCTAAAACAACAAATTGATACTTTACCACAAACTGCTAGTCAATATTTGCATCCAACCAAAATTGAGCTTGCAAAAACCATCGCTGTAGACATGAAAAACAAATTCGGTCTTGATGGCCGCGTGCATTTCAATGTTGGTGGTTCGCAATCAATTGAAGATTCATTAAAAATCGTACGCAATGCAAAAAATGGCAAAAGCTTAATGTTCGCCTTTGAAGGTGGCTATCACGGCCGCACGCTTGGTGCTTCATCCATCACATCAAGCTACCGCTATCGTCGTCGTTATGGCCATTTTGGCGAACGCGCAATGTTCTTGCCTTTTCCATACCCATTTCGCCGCCCCCGCGGAATGAGCGTTGAAGAATATGGCGAACATTGCGTGAATGAATTTGCCCGTCTTTTTGAAACAGAATATAATGGCGTTTGGGATCCTAAGGCAAGCGAGGCTGAATATGCTGCCTTTTATATCGAGCCCTTACAAGGTACTGGCGGTTACGTCGTGCCACCGCGCAACTTCTTCAAAGGCATCAAGAAAGTTCTTGATCAATATGGCATTTTAATGGTTGTTGATGAAATCCAGATGGGCTTTTATCGCACCGGTAAATTATGGTCAATTGAGCATTTCGGCGTCACCCCTGACGTGCTTGTATTTGCCAAAGCCCTGACCAATGGACTTAATCCGCTTGGTGGCCTTTGGGCGCGAGAAGAATTGATCAATCCTAAAATGTTCCCTCCAGGTTCAACCCATTCAACCTTTGCATCTAATCCGCTTGGCACTGCGCTTGGCTTGGAAGTAATGCGCATGACCGCCGAAACCGATTTTGAAGGCATGGTTATGGAAAAGGGTGCGCATTTCCTTGAAGGTTTACAAGATTTGCAAAAACGTCATCCTGAAATTGGCGATGTTGATGGTCTTGGTCTTGCTCTTCGTTGCGAAATTTGTACCGAAGATGGCTTTACACCTAACCGTGAATTGCTTGACCGTATGGTTGACATTGGCCTTTCAGGTGATCTTGAATATGAAGGTCAAAAAACCGGTCTTGTTTTGGACGTTGGTGGTTATTACAAAAACGTTATCACCCTTGCACCATCTTTGATGATTAGCAAAGCGGAAATTGATAAGGCCATTGCCTTGCTTGACCAATTATTGAAGCGGGCAAAAGCCAGCATGTAATTTCGTGCGTCGCAATCCCTAGTGATAGGGTGAGAAAAAGAGGTTGTTCAAGTGACTAAGCACAAGGAAATAGGCACGGATAAAGTTATTTATTCGCGCAATAATCTTGAGCCTAGTCATTTGTCTAGCCTCTTTTTTGCTTATTTGCCAAAAGACTTTACAAGCATTAATTTAAATTCTGGTTTGCCTTGCTTTGGCGCTAAGTTTGATCTTTTAACCACGATGGAAAGCGATACACGCAAGCGTATTGGTAGCCTGCCGTTTTTTAAATTATGGTCGCGGCTTTTAAAATTTAACACGCTTTTTGTCGGCACCACGGTAAGTGAATTTACACCCTTAGCTGAAAATTTTGATTTTGACAGCTCAGCTCAAGAATTAATAACCAAAGCAAAGACCAATTATCCTTTGGTCATTGTTAAAGATTTGCCACTGCAAAATCCTTTGGTACGCCTTAGTGATAGTGATGCAAGTTGCAATTTTTTAAACGCCTTAGAGCGTTGCGGCTTTATCAAGGTTGAGGGGCAGGCGCTTGCCTATGTAAAAATGGATTTTACCTCAATTGATGAATATTTGAACCGTTTTTCAAAAAATCGCCGCAAAGATTTTCGCCGTAAATTTCGTCACCGTGATGAATTGATTATTGATGTGCTTGAAGCAGGAAACTCGTTGTTTTTTGATGAAAAAGCACTTGATCAATATTATAGCCTTTATTTACAGGTCTATCAGCAAAGTGAAGTGCATTTTGATCTTTTAAGCCGTGATTTTTTTGCGAGTTTATTGCAAAATCCTGATCCCTCTTTGCGCGTTTTTACTTATAAAACCAAGGATAATCAACTTATCGGCTATAATATTTGTTTTATCCATGACAATAAGCTGATTGATAAATACATCGGTTTTGAGTATCCAGCTGCGATCAATTATAATTTGTATTTTTTAAGCTGGTTTATCAATCTTGAATATGCGCTCGCCCATCGCTTAGAATTTTATGTTGCCGGCTGGACAGATCCTAAAGTAAAAGCTTCGCTCGGGGCAAAATTTGCCATGACGCAACATGCAGTTTACATCCGCAATCCAGTTTTGCAGCGGATTTTAAAGCATTTTCGCCATCACTTTGAAAGTGATAGTATGGCTATAGCGCCAAAAGAAAATAAAGCTGCTACATCGGTGGAGAATAATCTATGAAGCCAATTATTCTCGATTTTGATCACAGCGTTAAATCCTTAGAGGGTGAAATAAGATTACCGCTTAGCGATTATCAAAAAACTATTCGCTTTGCAGCATCGATGCGCAATTATAAAAAGCTTGGGGCTTATCTTGAAGACCAATTGGGTGACCATCAAGGCCCAGTATTTTTAGGCAGTGGTGACTATCATCATATTAGCCATTTGCTCATTGCACGCCAAACCAAATTATTGGGTGATAAACGCCTTACCGTGGTTATTTTGGACAACCATCCAGATAATATGCGTTACCCTTTTGGCATTCATTGCGGCTCGTGGGTAAGCTATACGGCTGCACTGCCATTTGTTGACCATGTCCATGTGCTTGGCATAACCTCAAATGATATTGGTTTAAGCCATGCAGTTGAAAACCGCTTAAACCCACTAATACGCGGCAAGCTTACCTATTGGTCAACTGGTGTTGATGTTGGCTGGGCAAAATATCTCGGCTTAAAAAATTGCTTCATGAGTTTTAAGAATATTGATGATCTGGTGTCAGCCTTTATCAGCGCGCAAATATGCCAAAATCAGTCAATTTATCTGTCCATTGACAAGGATGTTTTATCTAAAGCAACTATTAAAACCAATTGGGACCAAGGGCAGATGGAAATGCGTCATTTGCAGGATTTGGTTGTTGCTTTAAGTCCCTGTATCCGCGCTTGTGATATTACGGGGGAAGTATCAGATTATCAGTATAAAACCCTTGGAAAACGTTTGATGAGCAAGCTTGACGGGCAAAATCCTGTGCCGATCAATGAGCTTGATAGCTGGCAAGAAGAACATCGTATTTTCAATCAAATGCTGCTTGGACTTTTTGCCCGCTTTTGCCCCATATCATCAAGTCTTTCGCGATAATAACCTTATATACCACGCTCAACAAGTACAATTAAAGCAAATCGTGGTTTTTTCTTAGTATTTGCTAATCTTTTTGCAATCTCGTCAGGAGAATTTTTTTGAATATGCATCATTTCAATATGGCTTATCGCACCAGCTAAAAAAGGTTGTATTGCACCGGTAAAAGAATCTCCCACGATCCATAAATCCACCTGATTGGCAGCATCAGGATTAATTATAATATTATTATCTGTTGTTGCAATAGTACCTAAATCGAATTGAGTTTCGCTACCATCTTCTTTTTTAAGCTTGGCATTAGGCGTTGGCGACTTATATTTAATAATATAATTATCGTCATCAATAAGTGGAATGGTGGTAAGGTTGGCAATAGATACAATATCGCCGGCAAAAGATTTTGCCAATTCAATCTTGTAGGGAGGTGGTGGGTTCAAATTCCATTTTTGCAATAGCTTTAATGCAACAAGTTCACCTGCTTTTAAATTCCAATGGGTGTCGGTACGATAATACAACAAGCCTGCCTGCTTACAATTAATTAAATCCTGCGTTGGATCATAAACATCAACACCATCATTTTGCATTTGTGTGATAATTGGTGTTATATAACGCTTGGGTGAAGGTTTAAGTATTGATGGTAAATTTTCTGGATATATACTTTGTTTATCAGGCCCAACCAGAAATATTGTTTTTATCCCATGTTTTTTAAAAACATTTGCATAAGCTTCAAGCCTTTCAACACTTTTTAAGGCATCTTCTTTGGTAAAATGCTTGCTTCCAGTAAATTTATCAATGGTGTTTTCAAAATTATTGCCTAAATACAGCCAGTTTTCG comes from the Bartonella sp. HY038 genome and includes:
- a CDS encoding aromatic amino acid transaminase → MSNFLSTYHEADGDPILALMDLLRKDPREDCIDLGVGVYRDDKGDTPIMQAVKAAEEGILRDEKTKTYLGIRGNMGFLDLLATKIFSHDLNLSSLQTPGGSGALRALADFLAIDGKKNIWLPNPTWGNHRAIFQACGHSFATYAYYNAKTASLDFSAMLAVLETAQKGDVVLLHGVCHNPTGVDLDAEQWQQVADLLLRKELIPFIDLAYLGLGSNLQQDLDGLRIITHTLPAGLVAISASKNFALYRERTGAAFVFSHEGATQKAVQSQLSRVARVSYSMPPDHGAEIVRRILVDKNLYQNWHQELALMCGRINSLRKSLADELAVFFEPDRFAYIEKGKGMFSLLPLDEQAVNRLRKEFAIYVVPGGRINIAGLKIQECQRFASAVAKVLSA
- the cycA gene encoding D-serine/D-alanine/glycine transporter gives rise to the protein MTKKTNNPDEQHLERGLENRHIQLIAIGGAIGTGLFMGSGKTIHAAGPSIVLVYAIIGFMLFFVMRAMGELLLANTEYKSFIDFSADLLGPWAGFFIGWTYWLCWIVTGVADVIAIAGYAHFWWPWLNPWIPVLMCVAAFFILNIVAVKLFGELEFWFALIKIVAILALIAIGVYMIVTGFTSPNGNVTSLSNVWNGGNIFPNGVMGFFAGFQIAVFAFVGIELAGTAAAEVKHPERTLPKAINSIPIRVIFFYVLSLIIIMSVTPWDQVDPTKSPFVEMFVLIGIPIAASLVNFVVLTSAASSANSGVFSTSRMVYGLAEKDGAPKVLGKLSSKRVPANGLLFSCLCILIGYSVLSIIPTVMGAFTVVTTISAILFMFVWTIILISYVVYRKKRPDQHAISIYKMPGGVAMCYVVMAFFVFILALLSLEADTRIALIYTPLWFVLLAVCFFAFARKTYHQK
- a CDS encoding peptidogalycan biosysnthesis protein — encoded protein: MTKHKEIGTDKVIYSRNNLEPSHLSSLFFAYLPKDFTSINLNSGLPCFGAKFDLLTTMESDTRKRIGSLPFFKLWSRLLKFNTLFVGTTVSEFTPLAENFDFDSSAQELITKAKTNYPLVIVKDLPLQNPLVRLSDSDASCNFLNALERCGFIKVEGQALAYVKMDFTSIDEYLNRFSKNRRKDFRRKFRHRDELIIDVLEAGNSLFFDEKALDQYYSLYLQVYQQSEVHFDLLSRDFFASLLQNPDPSLRVFTYKTKDNQLIGYNICFIHDNKLIDKYIGFEYPAAINYNLYFLSWFINLEYALAHRLEFYVAGWTDPKVKASLGAKFAMTQHAVYIRNPVLQRILKHFRHHFESDSMAIAPKENKAATSVENNL
- a CDS encoding aspartate aminotransferase family protein, whose product is MAIFHGYKDGEANEIENNLLQDEAKYCSFGDTVHYVNPPKIFAGCEGSYMYDLKGIPYLDLQMWYSAVNFGYANPRLNEVLKQQIDTLPQTASQYLHPTKIELAKTIAVDMKNKFGLDGRVHFNVGGSQSIEDSLKIVRNAKNGKSLMFAFEGGYHGRTLGASSITSSYRYRRRYGHFGERAMFLPFPYPFRRPRGMSVEEYGEHCVNEFARLFETEYNGVWDPKASEAEYAAFYIEPLQGTGGYVVPPRNFFKGIKKVLDQYGILMVVDEIQMGFYRTGKLWSIEHFGVTPDVLVFAKALTNGLNPLGGLWAREELINPKMFPPGSTHSTFASNPLGTALGLEVMRMTAETDFEGMVMEKGAHFLEGLQDLQKRHPEIGDVDGLGLALRCEICTEDGFTPNRELLDRMVDIGLSGDLEYEGQKTGLVLDVGGYYKNVITLAPSLMISKAEIDKAIALLDQLLKRAKASM
- a CDS encoding amino acid permease, coding for MMDISSTTALNTSKTEKIPFTRYDLGWVVLCIGMAIGAGIIYLPIQVGLKGIWVFLAALLLAYPACYWMQALYLKSLSETSECEDYSNVISQYLGKNWGVVLGVLYLLMLFKGILGYSLTITIDSAKYLQTFGVTEGLLSQNIWYILGLLTFLVLIAAQGERLLFRISGPMVVAKVAIVVLFGIVMVPYWDFSNIPGFPPVLSFVRDTILTLPFALFSILFLQILSPMNIAFRKTEPDPQKATYRALRVNLIAFIVLVVCVLFFALSFTFSINHEQAVSAKQQNISALALAASVLSGKTIAIMSVLLNVFAIVTAFFAIFLGVYEAFKGIIINLLSRIMNVANIPNFIVQIGICAIIILILWGWVALDFSVIAMIQFLSPLNGIVGFIIPCCLILKVPALRKFITPSYWYVFGFGVVFCLAPLLKFFE